The following coding sequences are from one Ursus arctos isolate Adak ecotype North America unplaced genomic scaffold, UrsArc2.0 scaffold_23, whole genome shotgun sequence window:
- the RASSF10 gene encoding ras association domain-containing protein 10, with translation MDSEKKISVWICQEEKLVSGLSRRTTCSDVVRVLLEDGCRQRRRQRRSRRRGAAGESPGREELRELLDEDDEDDDEALPQGMLCGPPQCYCIVEKWRGFERILPNKTRILRLWAAWGDEQENVRFVLVRSEASLPNAGPRSAEARVVLSRERPCSARGVPARPSLAMTQEKQRRVVRKAFRKLAKLNRRRQQQPSSPCSSTSSSTASSCSSSPRASESASVERMETLVHLVLSQDHTIRQQVQRLRELDREIDRYEAKVHLDRMRRHGVNYVQDTYLVGAGIEVDGPSPGEEPEAAVAPLDGDAQAAALEELARRCDDLLSLQDQRAQQEELLERLSAEIQEELNQRWMRRRQEELAAREEPLEPDGGLDGELLLEQERVRTQLSASLYVGLRLNTDLEAVKSDLDYSQQQWASKERELQGLLQTLHTLELTVAPDGTLGSGGPSREARPQGCAEVWVDQARGLAKSCAGNDEDSDTGLSSMHSQDSDSVPVCESLV, from the coding sequence ATGGATTCGGAGAAGAAGATATCGGTGTGGATCTGCCAGGAGGAGAAGCTGGTGTCTGGTCTCTCTCGACGCACCACCTGCTCGGACGTGGTGCGGGTGCTGTTGGAGGACGGCTGCCGGCAGCGACGGAGGCAGCGGCGGAGCCGGCGGCGGGGGGCGGCCGGCGAGTCGCCAGGCCGGGAGGAGCTGCGGGAACTCCTGGACGAGGACGACGAGGACGACGACGAGGCGCTGCCGCAGGGCATGCTGTGCGGGCCCCCGCAGTGCTATTGCATCGTGGAGAAGTGGCGGGGCTTTGAGCGCATCCTGCCCAACAAGACGCGCATCTTGCGCCTCTGGGCCGCCTGGGGCGACGAGCAAGAGAATGTGCGCTTCGTGCTGGTGCGCAGCGAGGCGTCACTACCCAACGCGGGCCCCCGCAGCGCCGAGGCGCGCGTCGTGCTCAGTCGCGAGCGCCCCTGCTCGGCCCGGGGGGTCCCGGCGCGGCCCAGCCTGGCTATGACCCAGGAGAAGCAGCGGCGGGTGGTGCGCAAGGCCTTCCGCAAGCTGGCCAAGCTCAACCGGCGGCGCCAGCAGCAGCCGTCGTCGCCCTGTTCGTCCACTTCGTCGTCCACCGCCTCCTCCTGTTCGTCCTCGCCGCGGGCCAGCGAGAGTGCTTCCGTGGAGCGCATGGAGACGCTGGTGCATTTGGTGCTCTCACAGGACCACACCATCCGTCAGCAGGTGCAGCGGCTCCGGGAGCTGGATCGCGAGATCGATCGCTATGAGGCCAAGGTGCACCTGGACCGCATGCGGCGACACGGGGTCAACTACGTGCAGGACACTTACTTGGTGGGCGCAGGCATCGAGGTCGACGGGCCCAGCCCTGGAGAGGAGCCGGAGGCGGCTGTGGCTCCCCTGGACGGCGACGCTCAGGCGGCAGCGCTGGAGGAGCTGGCCCGGCGGTGCGACGACCTGCTGAGCCTGCAGGATCAGCGAGCCCAGCAGGAGGAGTTGCTCGAGCGGCTCTCAGCCGAGATTCAGGAGGAGCTGAACCAGAGGTGGATGCGGAGGCGCCAGGAGGAGCTCGCCGCGCGGGAGGAGCCCCTGGAGCCTGACGGTGGCCTCGACGGCGAGCTGCTCCTGGAGCAGGAGAGGGTCAGGACGCAGCTCAGCGCCAGCCTCTACGTCGGGCTCCGGCTCAACACGGACCTGGAGGCCGTCAAGTCGGATTTGGATTACAGCCAGCAGCAGTGGGCCAGCAAGGAGCGCGAGCTGCAGGGCCTTCTCCAGACTTTGCATACGTTGGAGCTGACGGTAGCGCCCGACGGGACTCTCGGCTCTGGCGGACCCTCCCGGGAAGCCCGGCCTCAGGGCTGCGCCGAGGTGTGGGTGGATCAGGCCCGCGGACTGGCCAAGAGCTGTGCTGGCAACGACGAGGACTCCGATACCGGGCTGAGCTCTATGCACAGCCAGGACTCGGACTCGGTGCCTGTGTGCGAATCTCTTGTGTaa